Within Bacillus sp. E(2018), the genomic segment GGTCGTGCCCTCCTATGAGAAAAGATTCCTTTATGATTTAAAATCATACGCTCTTTACCAAAAAATAAAAGTACGCACTTTGAAGTACGATAGGCACTTTCAAGTAACAATTACGTAATATCAAAAAAAGCCGACAGCAAAAAGGTCTGTAAAACCTTTTCCTGTCAGCTTACCTAAACATCCTAGTTATTTTGTTTCCATTCTTCAGCTAATAGACCATATATCACATGATCAACATAATGATCATAAAGCCATTCTGCTTGGCGAATCTTGCCTTCTTCCTGAAATCCTAGCTTCTCAGGAATCGCACGGCTTTTTTTATTTTCTTCAGCTACTCGTATTTCAATTCGATTAAGATCGAGTTCATTAAAGCCATATGCAATATATGCTTTACACGCTCTCATCATAATTCCTTTTCCTTGAAACTGTTGACCGAGCCAATATCCCATAACACCGATCTTATGTAACCTATTTATTTCGTTAAACCCGATAATTCCAGCAATGTTTCCTTTATAGATAATTGCTGTTGTCTTTGGATAACCCCCTGTTTCAATTACCCCTTTTAAGGTCGCTTTTATGAAAGCAAGGGAATCTTCTTCTTCATTCGTATAGTCTAACCAGCCTAGCCATTCCTTTAGATACTCTTTAGATTGAATCGTTAGTTGGAAGAACTCTGTAGCATCTTTTTCATTAAACATACGAAGAGATAGCTCCTCGTCAATTTTATAAACAAACATAACCTTTGACCCCTTTTTTCCTAATTTTAGCACATAGGTACGGAAAATAGAGGTTATTATTGATTTTTAAAAAATTTCAATTCATTTCGAATTAAAAATTCTAAATATGTTGAATTTTAATTTTTATTGAATTAGAATAAAAAATAGAATTTATTCCTTTTGGAGGTAGAAATGAAAAATATCCATTCTCCTCATTCTCATGAAACTGTATCCCTATCGATTGAGAGTTCAATGGTATGGGAACTAGCTCTAGGAATTGCAGGTTATACATACGAAAAATTGCGTCACACATTTGAACAGGATGAGCAGTGGACACAGCAAGAGTCTCTAATGTCAGCGTCTTTAAGAAAGAATTTAGAAACCATACAAAAAACAAACTTGTGGTATGGCATGATTATGCTGCAGAACAAAATTTCAGCTTCTACGATTACAGAATTTTCATTAAAAGTTTCTGAGTTACCATCTGACGTTTTTTATGAAACGCTTTTACCTTACAAAAATCGTTCATGTGAGTCGCACAGAAATGAGGCCGCAAAAAGTTATGAACAATCTAATGCCTTTGATCAATACGCATCTCTATTTAAAGAACACGACTTTTTGGAGGGATATGTACGAACACTTGAGCATATGAACCGTGATGAACTGCACTCTTTACTAACTGAAACACTTTCGGAATGGTATAACTGGCAAAGTAAAAATACGGATTGGGAAAAATGGATGCAAGCTCTCTCATTTGAAAAGAAACAGCATGGTCTTCTTGATCAACAAAAACCATCAGAAGAAATTGAACGTATTACAAGAGGAGCAAAATATGTTCCAGAACCTTCTGTTTGGAACATAAAACTAATTCCACATGTCTCTTATAGACCATGGATACTTGAACAAAAAACATCAGATACAAAGCTCATCTTTTATCCATTGAGTGATGAAGCGTTATTAGAGCCAGGTTCTCCTACAAATGAGCTTGTACGGGGGCATAAGGCACTCGGTGACGATCTTCGATTAAAATTATTGTATCAACTAATGAGAGGACCACTCTCTCTTCAAGAATTAACCACACAGTTTAACGTATCAAAAACCACCCTGCACCACCAGCTATCACTTTTAAAAGCTGCTAAATTTGTTAAGGTTGAAAAAGGTATATATTCCGCTAATACACACTATATTCGTTCGTTCTCCAACCAACTTCAACACTATTTGGGAGAAGACACAAATGAAGAATAACTCATTATCTAGACCATTTAAAGCCCTCTGGATCGGCGAGATCATTTCCGAATTTGGAGGCGCTGCCGGTGGAATCATAAATGGCCTTCTTCTGTATGAGATAACAGGGTCTAAAGAGTGGATGGGAGCACTTTGGCTTCTTTATTTTATTCCATCCTTAATTCTGCAAGGTATCAGCGCTCCATTCCTAAACCACGTTATTAAAGAAAAAATGCTTTTAAATATTCAACGATTCCGTTCTGTTGCTTATATTCTGCCTTTGATCGGATACATAAGCGGTTCAGAAATAGGTACGATCGCTGGATTAGTGATTCTGCAATGTGTATTGGGTCTATTGCAACCGATATACGCTAGTCTTTCTTTTGCTTTATTACCAGATCTTTGTGAAGAAAAAGAATTAGTTTCTGCCAACAGCTTACTCGATGGAACCATACGCCTCATGAGTTTTATCGCACCAGGTGTTACATCTTTACTTCTTTTAGTCAGTCCTCTGTATACCATTTACGGGTTATCTAGCCTTATGTTTTTACTGAGCTCCATATCGCTTTCTCTAATTCCTCAAGTAAGCAAAAAAAGAGTAGCGACATGGTCAAAAAAGTTCTGGTGGGAAGAAACAAAAATTGGGTATCGTACTTTCCTTCAATTTCCACAGCTACTAAGACTAACTCTGTTATCATCATCTGTACAATTTGCAGTAGGAGCCACTTTGGTAGTAAACGTGCCTTTTATTAGAGAAGATTTGACCGGGGAAGCTTGGGAATATGCGATTTTTGCGGGAATGTTTCCGATTGGATATGCGCTTGGCATGCTGCTTCTTACAAAGTTACCTAAGAACAATAAAACCATGTATGTTGGCCTTGTTGGAGGTGGGTTGTCTTTTATCGCATTGTACTTCGCTCCTTCTGTTTATATCGCTTGGGGATGCGAATTTTTAGGAGGACTCTTATTTCCGATGTTCAATGCCCAAAGCTCTGCTCTTTTTCAACGAAATGCTCCTCGAGATCGATTATCACAATTAAGCGCAGTGAGGTTACTTTTTCTTCGGATCACCATGCCACTCGGAATCTTATTCGCTTCTAACAGTTACTTAGGCATAAGTACTCGTATGACATACTTTTTTATCGGTGTGATAATTGCAGTGCCAGGAATGTATTACTTAATCTATACCTTGATTCAAAATAAAGATCATGATTTGAAAGATCGAGTTAAAATCTCAAGTTAAATGAAAAAATGGCGACCAAAACTAGAGAGTCCTAATTTGGTAGCCATTTCTTTTATTTTAAACTAAATATTTACTAAGGAATTAATACAATTTTCCCTAACTTTCCTGCTTTCTTAAAATATGTTTGAGCTTCTCTTGCCTCTTGAAGAGGAAACGTTCGATCTATAACGGGTTTAATTTTACCTTGAGAAATTGCATCTAGCATTCGAGCAAATTCTGCCTTTGTTCCTAAAACAGAACCGTATAGTGTTATGTGTTTTAAATATAAAGTTCTAAAATCAAGCTCTGTTTTTTGTCCGCCGGCAGATCCTGAAGTACAGAACTTGCCTCCGTTTTTTAATACTTGGAGAGAAGTAGAAAACAACGCGTCTCCAACCACATCTAAAACAGAGTCAATCGGACCCCCGTTGATTTGTTGGATTTCATGCGCAAGGTCCTTCGATTTATATGAGACTACATGTGTTGCTCCGAGTTCTTTTAGTTTTT encodes:
- a CDS encoding GNAT family protein, translating into MFVYKIDEELSLRMFNEKDATEFFQLTIQSKEYLKEWLGWLDYTNEEEDSLAFIKATLKGVIETGGYPKTTAIIYKGNIAGIIGFNEINRLHKIGVMGYWLGQQFQGKGIMMRACKAYIAYGFNELDLNRIEIRVAEENKKSRAIPEKLGFQEEGKIRQAEWLYDHYVDHVIYGLLAEEWKQNN
- a CDS encoding ArsR family transcriptional regulator, whose protein sequence is MKNIHSPHSHETVSLSIESSMVWELALGIAGYTYEKLRHTFEQDEQWTQQESLMSASLRKNLETIQKTNLWYGMIMLQNKISASTITEFSLKVSELPSDVFYETLLPYKNRSCESHRNEAAKSYEQSNAFDQYASLFKEHDFLEGYVRTLEHMNRDELHSLLTETLSEWYNWQSKNTDWEKWMQALSFEKKQHGLLDQQKPSEEIERITRGAKYVPEPSVWNIKLIPHVSYRPWILEQKTSDTKLIFYPLSDEALLEPGSPTNELVRGHKALGDDLRLKLLYQLMRGPLSLQELTTQFNVSKTTLHHQLSLLKAAKFVKVEKGIYSANTHYIRSFSNQLQHYLGEDTNEE
- a CDS encoding MFS transporter, whose product is MKNNSLSRPFKALWIGEIISEFGGAAGGIINGLLLYEITGSKEWMGALWLLYFIPSLILQGISAPFLNHVIKEKMLLNIQRFRSVAYILPLIGYISGSEIGTIAGLVILQCVLGLLQPIYASLSFALLPDLCEEKELVSANSLLDGTIRLMSFIAPGVTSLLLLVSPLYTIYGLSSLMFLLSSISLSLIPQVSKKRVATWSKKFWWEETKIGYRTFLQFPQLLRLTLLSSSVQFAVGATLVVNVPFIREDLTGEAWEYAIFAGMFPIGYALGMLLLTKLPKNNKTMYVGLVGGGLSFIALYFAPSVYIAWGCEFLGGLLFPMFNAQSSALFQRNAPRDRLSQLSAVRLLFLRITMPLGILFASNSYLGISTRMTYFFIGVIIAVPGMYYLIYTLIQNKDHDLKDRVKISS